A stretch of Megalobrama amblycephala isolate DHTTF-2021 linkage group LG14, ASM1881202v1, whole genome shotgun sequence DNA encodes these proteins:
- the nup37 gene encoding nucleoporin Nup37: MPDDTVRSATYTVPCEDYVHVVEFSPYDCGSPASLLAYGGNQYVAVGTCRFKEEDTEVEGVEFTSLQVFMHGVRVDAIAWSPETRLDKLPPVIRFCTAAADRKIRLWTSELQNSCDVKVMEGHTSYINHLVFEPAEGKQIASVSDDHTCRVWDLDGNETTSFRLRSPGISVCWHPEDICKLMVAEKKGTIRFYDLVTQHAILSLDSGQMPLMSADWCLTNTIKVGAVVANDWVIWDITRSSYPLEKRPAHVGKARHFRWSRANENLFATTGYPGKISSQLLVHHLGHPQPVMIGSASVGAGLSWHRTLPLCVVGGDRKLFFWMTEM, from the exons ATGCCAGATGATACAGTTCGCTCTGCAACCTACACAGTGCCTTGTGAGGACTATGTTCATGTAGTGGAGTTCAGTCCATATGACTGTGGCTCACCTGCCTCACTCCTGGCGTATGGAGGAAACCAGTATGTGGCCGTGGGCACTTGTCGTTTTAAG GAGGAAGACACAGAGGTCGAGGGTGTAGAGTTCACCTCTTTGCAAGTGTTCATGCATGGAGTACGCGTGGATGCCATCGCATGGAGCCCTGAAACCCGTCTGGACAAGCTCCCTCCGGTCATCAG GTTTTGCACCGCAGCAGCAGACAGAAAAATCAGGCTATGGACATCCGAACTCCAAAACAGCTGTGATGTAAAG GTGATGGAAGGCCACACCAGCTACATTAATCATCTAGTGTTTGAGCCTGCAGAGGGAAAGCAAATAGCCTCTGTCAGCGATGACCACACTTGCAG AGTGTGGGACCTTGATGGTAATGAAACCACTTCATTCAGACTGCGTTCCCCTGGTATAAGCGTCTGTTGGCACCCCGAGGACATCTGTAAG TTGATGGTGGCAGAGAAGAAAGGCACTATACGGTTCTATGACCTTGTTACACAACATGCCATTCTGTCTCTGGACAGCGGGCAGATGCCGCTCATGTCAGCTGACTGGTGTCTCACAAACACTATTAAGGTTGGAGCTGTGGTGGCCAATGATTGGGTGATCTGGGACATTACCCGCTCCAG TTATCCACTTGAGAAGAGGCCAGCTCATGTTGGCAAGGCAAGACATTTCAG ATGGTCAAGGGCAAATGAGAATCTTTTCGCTACCACAGGCTATCCGGGAAAAATAAGCAGTCAGTTACTGGTGCATCATCTGGGCCATCCACAG CCTGTGATGATTGGTTCAGCGTCTGTGGGGGCTGGTCTAAGCTGGCATAGAACCCTGCCTCTTTGTGTTGTCGGTGGGGACCGAAAGCTGTTCTTCTGGATGACAGAGATGTAA
- the th2 gene encoding tyrosine hydroxylase 2, giving the protein MKTDSIVQNIPLGGRKRSLIEDARRDRESCSSSPGPSRCGDSFVFEEEKSGKVTLNIVFGLKNEKNAGFFKAGKVFETFEAKLLHLESRPSRKTKKSTGEDLEFFMRCEVHCSDTDIFINSLKRVADEVRIVQEEKTPWFPKKISDLDKCNHLITKYDPDLDQDHPGFSDPEYRKRRELISAQAFNYKHGDPLPVVVYTPEETATWREVYRTLSSLYPSHACRQFLEALGQLESECLYGEDKIPQLGEVSAFLKERTGFQLRPVAGLLSARDFLASLAFRVFQCTQYIRHPSAPMHSPEPDCCHELLGHIPMLADKEFAQFSQEIGLASLGASDEDIEKLSTLYWFTVEFGLCKQNGTVKAYGAGLLSSYGELLYALSNEPQYKSFNPAETAVQPYQDQSYQPVYFVSESFEDAKHKLRQYSSTIQKPFSIRYDPYTCSMEVLDEPSKIQNALGQMRDDLKILHKALERLGQK; this is encoded by the exons ATGAAGACGGACAGTATAGTGCAGAATATTCCGCTGGGCGGCAGAAAGCGCAGTCTGATCGAGGACGCGCGGCGCGACAGAGAGAGCTGCTCTTCGTCTCCGGGCCCATCGCGCTGCGGGGACAGTTTCGTGTTTGAGGAGGAGAAAAGCGGCAAAGTCACTCTCAACATCGTCTTTGGTctcaaaaatgagaaaaacgcAGGCTTCTTCAAGGCTGGCAAAGTCTTTGAG ACTTTCGAAGCCAAGCTCCTTCATCTGGAGAGTCGACCAAGCAGGAAGACGAAGAAGAGCACTGGAGAGGATCTGGAGTTCTTCATGAGATGTGAAGTGCACTGCTCCGACACTGACATTTTCATCAACTCCTTAAAAAGAGTTGCTGATGAAGTGCGAATAGTCCAAGAGGAAAAGA CTCCTTGGTTTCCAAAGAAGATTTCGGACCTAGACAAATGCAATCATCTGATAACAAAATATGACCCTGATCTGGACCAGGACCATCCT GGATTCAGCGATCCAGAATACAGAAAACGAAGAGAATTAATTTCTGCACAGGCTTTCAACTATAAGCA TGGTGACCCTTTACCTGTAGTGGTTTACACTCCAGAAGAGACTGCAACTTG GAGGGAGGTCTACAGGACTCTGAGCAGTCTGTACCCCAGTCACGCCTGCAGACAGTTTCTAGAAGCCCTGGGCCAGCTGGAGAGCGAATGTTTGTATGGGGAAGACAAGATCCCTCAGCTTGGAGAGGTGTCTGCTTTTCTTAAAG AGAGGACAGGGTTTCAGTTGCGGCCAGTGGCAGGGCTGCTCTCTGCTCGGGACTTTCTAGCCAGTCTAGCATTCCGGGTGTTCCAGTGTACCCAGTACATTCGTCACCCTTCAGCTCCAATGCATTCCCCTGAACC TGACTGCTGCCATGAGCTACTTGGACATATCCCTATGCTTGCAGACAAAGAATTTGCTCAGTTTTCACAG GAGATTGGCCTTGCCTCACTTGGAGCATCAGATGAGGATATTGAGAAACTGTCCACA CTGTACTGGTTTACAGTGGAGTTTGGCCTCTGCAAGCAAAATGGAACCGTAAAGGCCTATGGGGCTGGACTTCTGTCCTCCTATGGAGAACTTTTg TACGCCCTTTCTAATGAGCCTCAATACAAGTCATTCAACCCAGCTGAGACTGCAGTCCAACCATACCAGGACCAGTCATATCAGCCCGTTTACTTTGTGTCCGAAAGCTTTGAAGATGCCAAACACAAGCTGAG GCAATATTCATCTACAATCCAGAAGCCCTTTTCCATTAGATATGATCCTTACACTTGCAGCATGGAGGTCCTGGATGAGCCTTCTAAGATCCAGAATGCTTTAGGGCAAATGAGGGATGACCTGAAGATTTTACATAaagctctggagagactgggaCAGAAATAA